The DNA segment ATTTGGGCTTAAGAAGAATGGTGGCAGTAATGGCGGTAATTCAACGCATTGTGGTACGACTGGAAACGATTCTGATACAAATAGCAAGCTTTCAAAGAATGCGGAGCTATTGCGTACAGGTGGAAACGATACTACTGTGTTTGTAAAAAGTAAGGCTGATGCAGACGCTTTATTAAAGAAAGCTTTTCCAGATTATCAAAAAGTAAGAGGGGTTGGCCCACAGGATGCTTCTGGCATTAGAAAAAAGACAAAAATGGATCGCTTTAAACAAGGTGGGGCTTATCATAAGGATTACGCAATAGATCCAAAAACAGGGCGGGTTCGTGGACATGCTGATAATAATGATCACGGAACCTTCCCACATATAAATATTAAAAGGAAAGATGGAAAAAAAGTATTAATAAACATTATTAGAAAGTAGGCAATTTTAACAATGGCTAGTACTGAAAAATTTGTTCAATGGATTGAGAATGGAAAGCAATTGGGTAAGGTTTTTTCATTTGAATTAAATGG comes from the Paenibacillus lentus genome and includes:
- a CDS encoding RHS repeat-associated core domain-containing protein, with translation MVTDHLGTPVEMYDEHGERVWSCELDIYGNVRKFILKGDHNACPFRYPGQYEDVETGLYYNRFRYYSPNEGMYTQQDPIGLNGGIRLYGYVDDPIIWVDVFGLKKNGGSNGGNSTHCGTTGNDSDTNSKLSKNAELLRTGGNDTTVFVKSKADADALLKKAFPDYQKVRGVGPQDASGIRKKTKMDRFKQGGAYHKDYAIDPKTGRVRGHADNNDHGTFPHINIKRKDGKKVLINIIRK